In Bradyrhizobium erythrophlei, a single genomic region encodes these proteins:
- a CDS encoding S24 family peptidase: MLDVRMIERGLAKPGKTKGGLAAAMGVRPGAVSEILAEARLIKASELQPIIDYLELNAVPIMGRVGAGASITPEHEQMPPEGLGEVQLPFPIAEETVAFEVVGDSMLPKYESGDIIVVYREQRHPLSSFYGEEAVVRLKSGERYLKTIERGKSAHVVNLTSFNAKPIAGVKLEWIGEICVTLPRGQIDRLRARAAARSRKKLAGHAGKPAAK, translated from the coding sequence ATGCTGGACGTCAGGATGATCGAGCGGGGACTGGCGAAGCCCGGCAAGACCAAGGGCGGGCTCGCGGCGGCGATGGGCGTGCGGCCGGGCGCGGTGTCGGAGATCCTGGCCGAAGCGCGGCTGATCAAGGCCAGCGAGCTTCAGCCGATCATCGACTATCTCGAACTCAATGCGGTGCCGATCATGGGCCGCGTCGGCGCCGGCGCATCGATCACGCCGGAACACGAGCAGATGCCGCCCGAAGGCCTCGGCGAAGTGCAACTGCCGTTCCCGATCGCGGAAGAAACCGTCGCCTTCGAGGTGGTCGGCGATTCCATGCTGCCGAAATACGAAAGCGGCGATATTATCGTGGTCTACCGCGAACAGCGCCATCCGCTGTCGAGCTTCTATGGCGAGGAGGCTGTCGTGCGCCTGAAGTCCGGCGAGCGCTACCTGAAGACGATCGAGCGCGGCAAGAGCGCGCATGTCGTCAACCTCACGAGCTTCAACGCCAAGCCGATCGCGGGCGTGAAGCTGGAATGGATCGGCGAAATCTGCGTGACCCTGCCGCGCGGCCAGATCGATCGCCTGCGGGCGCGGGCCGCGGCGCGCTCACGGAAAAAGCTCGCCGGTCATGCCGGCAAGCCGGCCGCGAAGTAA
- a CDS encoding GcrA family cell cycle regulator has product MQSTWEEAHSVALRAYLDKGLSFSEIARALNQQFGTAYTRNAAIGRARRLGLSVPLRPPSDSVMGSPKRPDARRICQSRARKVGHVRPKPSTVERAEALQLRCVAITPRHLLLVDLEANDCRYPYGGDVEGEPFTFCGHPRHEGSSYCLSHFHLTNLPEADTEPAARAKTALRLVEAA; this is encoded by the coding sequence ATGCAATCAACGTGGGAGGAGGCGCACTCGGTCGCGCTGCGTGCGTATCTCGACAAGGGCCTGTCGTTTTCGGAAATCGCCCGCGCTCTCAACCAGCAATTCGGAACCGCCTATACCCGCAATGCCGCGATCGGCCGCGCCCGCCGCCTGGGGCTGTCGGTGCCGCTGCGGCCGCCCTCGGACAGCGTCATGGGCTCGCCGAAGCGGCCGGATGCGCGGCGGATTTGCCAATCCCGCGCCCGCAAGGTCGGGCATGTCCGGCCGAAACCCTCCACCGTCGAGCGCGCCGAAGCGCTCCAGCTTCGGTGCGTGGCGATCACGCCGCGGCATCTTTTGCTGGTCGATCTGGAGGCGAACGATTGCCGTTATCCCTATGGCGGCGACGTCGAGGGCGAGCCCTTCACCTTTTGCGGCCATCCGCGCCACGAAGGCTCGAGCTATTGCCTGTCGCATTTTCATCTGACGAACCTGCCGGAGGCTGACACCGAGCCGGCCGCGCGCGCCAAGACCGCGCTGCGGCTCGTGGAGGCAGCATGA
- a CDS encoding YdaU family protein, whose protein sequence is MKRPWMPLYVGDYLGDTGHLTTAQHGAYLLLMMHYWRKGELPDDDVQLSKITKLPLRTWCDYRPVLQNFFHDGWKHKRIDMELERMMRVSEKRAIAGKKGGLGSALSRMKLENVREERSLPRAIASVCSSRASANVDHSHSHSHSHSHSHKILSSEATGERSAVAPPAKPGKAAIPISAELAALMAHKS, encoded by the coding sequence ATGAAGCGACCGTGGATGCCGCTCTATGTCGGCGACTATCTCGGCGACACCGGTCATCTGACGACGGCGCAGCATGGCGCGTATCTGCTCTTGATGATGCATTACTGGCGCAAGGGCGAACTGCCCGATGATGACGTCCAGTTGTCGAAGATCACGAAGTTGCCGTTGCGGACCTGGTGCGACTATCGCCCGGTCTTGCAGAATTTTTTCCACGACGGGTGGAAGCACAAGCGCATCGACATGGAGCTCGAACGCATGATGCGCGTCTCCGAGAAGCGCGCGATCGCGGGAAAAAAGGGAGGGCTTGGTTCGGCGCTGTCCCGCATGAAGCTCGAAAATGTCAGGGAAGAAAGGTCGTTGCCGCGAGCAATTGCTTCGGTTTGCTCAAGCCGGGCTTCAGCAAACGTCGACCACTCACACTCACACTCACACTCACACTCACACTCACACAAGATTCTTTCTTCTGAAGCGACGGGCGAAAGAAGCGCCGTCGCGCCGCCAGCGAAGCCGGGCAAGGCGGCTATACCCATCAGCGCCGAACTCGCGGCACTGATGGCGCACAAATCCTAA
- a CDS encoding RMD1 family protein: MKNSAFRADPQVKRITVHALNVGDRINTASFEKEALSAVPLALRAGHDGIAVLFRYGAVVFLNMTMEEEAAFLDRLLPRIGGRLTPPEEEAAAVELLDENEDQVGSGGPIHVRDMSMARLLVVSDVLAKSVVLAHDEREVAKVFERIEPFVRELATSGKFHRNRRGILKMIGEALLVQHNVSGRVAITDKPDALWDRPDLERLYARLEDEYELIGRVETLNRKLAVVAETADTLADIIDTRRSLRLEIIVVLLIGFEIVIGISQIFAARGH, encoded by the coding sequence ATGAAGAATTCCGCCTTTCGCGCCGATCCGCAAGTCAAGCGCATCACCGTACATGCGCTCAACGTCGGCGACCGCATCAACACCGCAAGCTTCGAGAAGGAAGCGCTGTCGGCGGTGCCGCTGGCGCTGCGGGCCGGCCATGACGGGATTGCGGTGTTATTTCGCTATGGCGCGGTGGTCTTCCTCAACATGACGATGGAGGAGGAGGCGGCCTTTCTCGACCGGCTGTTGCCGCGGATCGGGGGCAGGTTGACGCCGCCGGAAGAAGAGGCCGCCGCGGTTGAGCTATTGGACGAAAACGAGGACCAGGTCGGCTCCGGCGGGCCGATCCACGTGCGCGACATGTCGATGGCGCGGCTATTGGTCGTCTCCGACGTACTCGCCAAGAGCGTCGTGCTCGCCCATGACGAGCGCGAAGTCGCAAAAGTGTTCGAGCGCATCGAGCCCTTTGTGCGCGAACTTGCGACCTCAGGCAAATTTCACCGCAACCGGCGCGGCATCCTCAAGATGATCGGCGAGGCGCTGCTCGTGCAGCACAACGTCTCGGGCCGGGTGGCAATCACCGACAAGCCCGACGCCCTGTGGGACAGGCCCGATCTCGAGCGGCTCTATGCGCGGCTGGAAGACGAATACGAGTTGATCGGGCGGGTCGAGACGCTCAATCGCAAGCTCGCGGTGGTCGCCGAGACCGCCGACACGCTCGCCGACATCATCGACACGCGCCGCTCGCTGCGGCTCGAGATCATCGTCGTGCTCCTGATCGGCTTTGAGATCGTGATCGGCATCTCCCAGATATTCGCCGCCCGCGGGCATTGA
- a CDS encoding Flp family type IVb pilin, translating into MRNLLKRFLADQAGATAIEYGLIAAGIALAIIAAVNGLGSNLNGVFTSVNNSLK; encoded by the coding sequence TTGCGGAATCTTCTCAAGAGGTTTTTGGCGGATCAGGCGGGGGCAACCGCGATCGAGTACGGTCTGATCGCGGCCGGTATTGCGCTCGCCATCATTGCGGCGGTCAACGGCCTCGGCTCGAACCTGAACGGCGTCTTCACCAGCGTCAATAATTCGCTGAAGTAA
- a CDS encoding SPW repeat protein produces the protein MQRRAILRLESESVLDLYNLLLAAMLFASPWFFAHASRTAGLDLWLSSAAIIVVSIAAMIAYSTWEEWINLALGLWLVVSPYLLGFAHTPAMHFAIGIGSAIVFFAGLELWLRHEAAQTNRISGDEISGGEISSPPGH, from the coding sequence ATGCAGCGACGCGCGATTCTCAGACTCGAAAGCGAATCAGTTCTCGATCTTTATAACCTGTTGCTGGCTGCGATGCTGTTCGCCTCGCCCTGGTTCTTTGCGCATGCGAGCCGTACCGCCGGCCTCGACCTGTGGCTGAGTTCCGCGGCAATCATCGTCGTCTCGATCGCGGCGATGATCGCCTATTCGACCTGGGAAGAGTGGATCAACCTGGCGCTCGGCCTGTGGCTCGTGGTCTCGCCCTATCTGCTAGGCTTTGCCCATACGCCGGCGATGCACTTCGCCATTGGAATAGGCTCCGCGATCGTGTTTTTCGCCGGCCTCGAATTGTGGCTGCGCCATGAGGCCGCCCAAACCAACCGGATCTCTGGCGACGAGATCTCGGGCGGGGAGATATCAAGTCCGCCGGGACATTGA
- a CDS encoding DUF2235 domain-containing protein, translating into MSKNIVICCDGTGNEINTTISNVLKLFRLVQKDEGQRVYYHPGVGTVGLESTWGQFKQEAWAIRGLATGAGLDEDTLAAYRFLCETYEKGDRIWLFGFSRGAYTVRVLAAFIQVMGLLPPDQIDLAAYAFTSYKNASAKSQGAGDNKDFLDEAWHFSRIAGGYHVGIEFMGVWDTVASVIVPRPDKFWFDLQTLVYTRTNPSVKTFRQAVAIDERRRMFRLNRWTQPQKYRPNIFDGSTAIEQDIRQVWFAGVHCDVGGGYPETESAPSKFPLLWMIDQAVACGLRVDRDMVNHLCWGFPKPGSPHVYVPPSATAALHDSLTGLWWILEWLPKREKWREWKERRCFLGWYLPRGEPRPIPEGALIHQSVIDRMAGVPSYRPVNMPLTYTAEPNPVAPVT; encoded by the coding sequence ATGTCGAAGAACATCGTGATTTGCTGCGATGGCACCGGCAACGAGATCAACACCACGATCTCGAATGTGCTCAAGCTGTTCCGCCTCGTCCAAAAGGATGAGGGCCAGCGGGTTTATTATCACCCGGGCGTCGGCACCGTCGGCCTGGAAAGCACCTGGGGACAGTTCAAGCAGGAGGCCTGGGCCATCCGCGGTCTTGCGACCGGCGCAGGGCTCGATGAAGACACGCTCGCCGCCTATCGTTTCCTGTGCGAGACGTACGAAAAGGGCGACAGGATCTGGCTGTTCGGCTTTTCCCGCGGCGCCTACACCGTGCGCGTGCTTGCCGCCTTCATTCAGGTGATGGGGCTGTTGCCGCCGGACCAGATCGATCTCGCGGCTTACGCCTTCACCTCCTACAAGAATGCCAGCGCCAAAAGTCAGGGCGCAGGCGACAACAAGGATTTTCTCGACGAGGCCTGGCACTTCAGCCGCATCGCCGGCGGCTATCATGTGGGAATCGAGTTCATGGGCGTGTGGGACACGGTCGCTTCCGTGATCGTGCCGCGGCCCGACAAATTCTGGTTCGACCTGCAAACGCTGGTCTATACGCGCACCAACCCGAGCGTGAAGACATTCCGCCAGGCCGTCGCCATCGACGAGCGGCGGCGAATGTTCCGCCTCAACCGCTGGACCCAGCCGCAGAAATACCGGCCGAATATTTTCGACGGCTCGACGGCGATCGAGCAGGACATCCGCCAGGTCTGGTTCGCCGGCGTGCATTGCGACGTCGGCGGCGGTTATCCGGAAACCGAAAGCGCGCCTTCGAAGTTTCCGCTGCTATGGATGATCGACCAGGCCGTGGCGTGCGGCCTGCGCGTCGATCGCGACATGGTCAATCATCTCTGCTGGGGTTTTCCGAAGCCGGGCAGCCCGCACGTCTATGTCCCGCCGAGCGCGACCGCAGCCCTGCACGATTCCCTCACCGGGCTGTGGTGGATTCTCGAATGGCTGCCGAAGCGGGAAAAATGGCGAGAGTGGAAAGAGCGGCGGTGTTTTCTGGGCTGGTACCTGCCGCGCGGCGAACCGCGGCCAATTCCCGAAGGCGCCCTCATCCATCAATCGGTGATCGACCGGATGGCGGGCGTTCCGTCCTACCGGCCGGTCAACATGCCCTTGACGTATACGGCCGAGCCCAATCCGGTAGCGCCGGTGACGTGA
- a CDS encoding serine hydrolase domain-containing protein, which produces MAALTGTVAAQTSPASTALDASLKSAVERKDIPGVVALVTDKKGVIYEGAFGVADVSSGRALKTDALFRIASMTKPITSVALMQLVEQGKISLDDPGEKYLPELKNPMVVTSFDAKTGDYQLRPASKPATVRNFLTHTSGLAYPFTSALYRDFKPKAGETYAFGGPMLFDPGERWHYSTSTDVVGRLVEVVSGQKLEDYFHDHIFVPLKMNDTSYNVPEAKGPRLVAQQQRDGAKMDGPVVLQIPPLVGLTIANPIGGGGLASTADDYGRFMRMVLNGGELDGARILKAETIAMMEQNQIGAVTVPALKTALPRSADFSFIADGRDKWGLGFLITVDQLPGMRSPGSLSWGGINNTYFWIDPARGLAGTIMMQYLPFADTKALATYRTFELGAYQLAKAER; this is translated from the coding sequence ATGGCCGCATTGACCGGCACTGTAGCTGCGCAAACCTCGCCAGCATCAACCGCCCTCGATGCAAGCCTGAAAAGCGCGGTCGAACGCAAGGATATTCCGGGCGTGGTGGCGCTGGTGACCGACAAGAAAGGCGTGATCTATGAGGGCGCCTTCGGTGTCGCCGACGTTTCGAGCGGCCGTGCGCTGAAGACGGACGCGCTGTTTCGCATCGCTTCGATGACCAAGCCCATTACCTCGGTCGCGCTGATGCAGCTCGTCGAGCAGGGCAAGATTTCCCTCGACGATCCCGGCGAAAAATATTTGCCGGAGCTGAAAAATCCGATGGTCGTGACGTCGTTTGACGCCAAGACCGGCGACTACCAACTGCGCCCGGCCTCGAAGCCGGCAACGGTACGGAATTTCCTGACCCACACCTCGGGACTGGCCTATCCCTTCACCAGCGCGCTCTACCGCGACTTCAAGCCCAAGGCCGGCGAGACTTACGCGTTCGGTGGTCCGATGCTGTTCGATCCCGGCGAGCGCTGGCACTACTCGACCTCGACCGACGTCGTCGGCCGGCTGGTCGAAGTGGTTTCCGGCCAGAAGCTGGAGGATTACTTCCACGACCACATCTTCGTGCCGCTGAAGATGAACGACACCTCCTATAACGTGCCGGAAGCCAAGGGGCCGCGCCTCGTGGCCCAGCAGCAGCGCGACGGCGCCAAGATGGACGGACCCGTCGTGTTGCAGATCCCGCCGCTCGTAGGCCTCACGATCGCCAACCCGATCGGCGGCGGCGGACTGGCGTCGACCGCCGACGATTACGGCCGCTTCATGCGCATGGTCCTCAACGGCGGCGAACTCGACGGCGCGCGGATTCTGAAAGCCGAGACCATCGCGATGATGGAGCAAAATCAAATCGGCGCGGTGACGGTGCCGGCGCTCAAGACCGCGTTGCCGCGCAGCGCCGACTTCTCCTTCATCGCCGACGGCCGCGACAAATGGGGGCTCGGTTTCCTGATCACGGTGGACCAATTGCCCGGCATGCGCTCGCCTGGATCGTTGAGCTGGGGCGGCATCAACAACACCTACTTCTGGATCGATCCGGCGCGAGGGCTAGCCGGCACGATCATGATGCAGTATCTGCCGTTCGCCGACACCAAGGCGCTCGCCACCTATCGCACCTTCGAACTCGGCGCCTATCAATTGGCCAAGGCGGAGCGGTAA
- a CDS encoding alpha/beta fold hydrolase, with translation MIKPIAVAAATFAASLLAGHAAARPAESAMESNSTTTTYHRATVDGLTIFYREAGPRDAATIVLLHGFPSSSRSFDTLIPLLATRYHLIAPDFPGFGHSDVPPPSKYTYTFDHLAETTDHFLTQLGIEKCAFFLHDYGGPIGFRVMMAQPKRVAALIVSNANAYQEGLGAKWAERAKYWEDRAAHPEVIEGFASFATTEQRHTLGTSHPERYNPDTWTDEFAFLSRPGQREIQADLFYDYRTNVAAYPAWQAWLREHKPPTLVVWGKNDPSFIAAGGDAYKRDVPEAEIHQLDAGHFALDEKNDEIAALILQFLSHRGF, from the coding sequence ATGATAAAGCCAATCGCAGTGGCCGCCGCAACCTTCGCCGCATCACTTCTGGCCGGCCACGCCGCAGCCAGACCCGCGGAATCAGCCATGGAATCGAACTCCACGACGACGACCTATCACCGCGCCACCGTCGACGGCCTCACGATCTTCTACCGCGAGGCCGGCCCCAGGGATGCGGCGACCATCGTGCTGCTGCACGGCTTTCCGTCGTCATCGCGCAGTTTCGACACGCTGATCCCGCTGCTCGCCACGCGTTATCATCTCATTGCGCCAGATTTTCCGGGCTTCGGCCACAGCGATGTGCCGCCGCCGTCCAAATACACCTACACCTTCGATCATCTGGCGGAGACGACCGATCACTTCCTGACCCAACTTGGCATCGAGAAGTGCGCCTTCTTCCTTCACGACTATGGCGGGCCGATCGGCTTCCGCGTCATGATGGCGCAACCGAAGCGCGTTGCAGCCCTGATCGTCTCCAATGCCAACGCCTATCAGGAAGGGCTGGGCGCGAAGTGGGCGGAGAGAGCGAAATACTGGGAAGACCGCGCGGCGCATCCGGAAGTTATCGAAGGCTTTGCTTCGTTCGCCACCACCGAACAGCGCCACACGCTCGGCACCTCGCATCCGGAGCGATACAATCCCGACACGTGGACCGATGAATTCGCCTTTCTGTCGCGGCCCGGCCAGCGCGAGATCCAGGCCGACCTTTTCTACGATTATCGCACCAACGTCGCCGCCTATCCGGCCTGGCAGGCCTGGCTGCGCGAACATAAGCCGCCGACGCTCGTGGTGTGGGGCAAGAACGATCCGTCGTTCATCGCCGCCGGCGGCGACGCCTACAAGCGCGACGTGCCGGAGGCCGAAATCCACCAGCTCGACGCCGGGCACTTCGCGCTCGACGAGAAGAACGACGAGATCGCCGCGCTGATCTTGCAGTTTTTGTCACATCGCGGCTTCTGA
- a CDS encoding SDR family NAD(P)-dependent oxidoreductase: MAQSVVLITGALTGIGRATALAFAKQGARLVVSGRKQEAGRALEQELRALGAEAEFVQADVRHESDVQKLVDKAVARFGRLDIAVNNAGTEGVRGPITAQDAESYAATFDTNVLGVLLSMKHELRVMQVQGSGSIVNISSTMGHRGAANASLYTASKHAVEGLTKSAALEAAASGIRVNAIAPGPVETAMLDRFTGGADKTAGMKAAVPMNRLGRPEEIADAIQFVTSEKAAFITGQIIDVNGGKTAS; this comes from the coding sequence ATGGCCCAATCAGTTGTTCTCATCACCGGCGCCCTGACCGGCATCGGCCGCGCCACGGCGCTGGCCTTTGCCAAGCAAGGCGCGCGCCTCGTCGTCTCCGGCCGCAAGCAGGAGGCTGGACGCGCGCTCGAGCAAGAGCTTCGCGCGCTCGGCGCGGAGGCCGAGTTTGTGCAGGCCGACGTTCGTCACGAAAGCGACGTGCAAAAGCTGGTCGACAAGGCCGTCGCGCGGTTCGGCCGTCTCGATATCGCCGTCAACAATGCCGGCACCGAAGGCGTACGCGGTCCGATCACCGCGCAGGATGCGGAAAGCTATGCCGCGACCTTCGACACCAACGTGCTTGGCGTACTGCTCAGCATGAAGCACGAGTTGCGGGTCATGCAGGTGCAGGGCTCGGGCAGCATCGTCAACATCTCCTCGACCATGGGCCATCGCGGCGCGGCGAACGCCTCGCTCTATACCGCCAGCAAGCACGCGGTCGAGGGACTGACGAAGTCGGCGGCGCTGGAAGCGGCCGCCTCAGGCATCCGCGTCAACGCGATCGCGCCGGGGCCGGTGGAAACGGCCATGCTCGATCGCTTCACCGGCGGCGCCGACAAGACGGCCGGCATGAAGGCGGCCGTGCCGATGAACCGGCTCGGCCGGCCGGAGGAGATCGCGGACGCCATTCAGTTCGTCACTTCGGAGAAGGCCGCGTTCATCACCGGACAGATCATCGACGTCAACGGCGGCAAGACGGCGTCGTGA
- a CDS encoding LysR family transcriptional regulator codes for MELRHLRYFVAVAEEGSLTLAAEKRLHTAQPSLSRQIHDLEHELGVALLIRGPRGIELTAAGRVFLDHARVALLQVEAAAEAARRAAHPARNSFSIGFLTGYELDWLPAVMEILREELASTEVVIHSQDSPELATDLVRGRIDIAFLRPEKQAPGLKFQLLRKDPLMVLMPRNHALASRATIRPRDLAGETFIGVSAVRAPTLRTLIEDYARQNGLPLKAEHQAENIAMAVSLVASTGGVCLLPAYAQNLLPKTVVGRPLQGAAPSIDLVIGYRDANTSPVLKYLVSKVDELKSRVTKGGKEGGKA; via the coding sequence ATGGAATTGCGTCACCTCCGGTATTTCGTGGCGGTCGCCGAGGAAGGCAGCCTGACGCTGGCGGCCGAAAAGCGGCTGCACACCGCGCAACCCTCGCTGAGCCGGCAAATTCACGATCTCGAACACGAGCTCGGCGTCGCGCTTCTGATCCGCGGGCCCCGCGGCATCGAATTGACCGCGGCGGGACGCGTGTTTCTCGATCATGCGCGCGTCGCGCTGTTACAGGTCGAGGCGGCGGCGGAAGCGGCGCGGCGTGCGGCGCATCCGGCACGGAACTCGTTTTCGATCGGCTTTCTGACCGGCTATGAACTCGACTGGCTGCCGGCGGTCATGGAAATCCTGCGCGAGGAACTCGCCTCTACCGAGGTCGTCATTCACAGCCAGGACTCGCCGGAACTTGCGACCGATCTGGTTCGCGGCCGGATCGATATCGCTTTCTTGCGGCCAGAGAAGCAGGCGCCGGGATTGAAATTCCAATTGCTGCGCAAGGATCCCTTGATGGTGCTGATGCCGCGCAATCATGCGCTGGCCTCGCGCGCCACCATTCGCCCGCGCGATCTCGCGGGCGAGACCTTCATCGGCGTGTCGGCGGTTCGCGCGCCGACCTTGCGCACGTTGATCGAGGATTATGCGCGGCAAAACGGCTTGCCGCTGAAAGCGGAACATCAGGCCGAGAATATCGCGATGGCGGTTTCGCTGGTCGCATCGACCGGCGGCGTCTGCCTGCTTCCGGCCTATGCGCAAAACCTGCTGCCGAAGACGGTCGTCGGCCGGCCGCTCCAGGGCGCGGCGCCGTCGATCGACCTCGTCATCGGCTATCGCGATGCGAACACGTCGCCGGTGCTGAAGTATCTCGTGTCGAAGGTCGACGAGTTGAAGTCGCGGGTGACGAAAGGCGGCAAGGAAGGAGGTAAGGCATAA
- a CDS encoding DUF2778 domain-containing protein, with protein sequence MLVLAAVGLALSVAAFVTNSGVSSLASAALPGSERASFADRFFLSARNAESAALQPFKRYVMARVEPETTATTAREALASRWMPTDFRASISDNDATQLVLPTIGAPPPAPTVTAAVSTNGIPLPRSRPTTADQTAQITSQALALAAAPPNRPAERSLMQKLSDMVTPNRMAMVSTGPNLFGKGPDLSVFGYDGATAVYDIKARAVYLPNGTVFEAHSGMGVLRDDPEHVDVRMQGATPPAVYSLKPRERDFHGVAALRMAVADGTDINGRSGLLVHSFMLGPNGDSNGCISVKDYDRFLKAYNDGQFTHIAVVPSLKAVAETLAAQADPG encoded by the coding sequence ATGCTGGTGCTAGCTGCCGTCGGTCTTGCCTTGAGCGTCGCCGCCTTCGTCACCAATTCCGGCGTTTCGTCGCTCGCTTCCGCCGCGCTGCCGGGCAGCGAGCGCGCGAGCTTCGCCGATCGCTTCTTCCTCTCGGCGAGGAATGCCGAGAGCGCTGCGTTACAGCCGTTCAAGCGTTACGTGATGGCGAGAGTCGAGCCGGAGACGACCGCGACGACGGCGCGCGAAGCGCTGGCGTCGCGGTGGATGCCGACGGATTTCCGCGCCAGCATCAGCGACAACGACGCCACCCAGCTCGTTCTGCCGACGATCGGCGCGCCGCCCCCGGCGCCCACCGTCACGGCCGCCGTCTCGACCAACGGCATTCCGCTGCCGCGATCCCGTCCGACCACCGCCGACCAGACCGCGCAGATCACGAGCCAGGCGCTCGCTCTCGCCGCCGCGCCGCCGAACCGGCCGGCCGAGCGCTCGCTGATGCAGAAGCTCTCGGACATGGTGACGCCGAACCGGATGGCGATGGTCTCTACGGGCCCCAACCTGTTCGGCAAGGGCCCGGACCTCTCGGTGTTCGGCTATGACGGTGCCACCGCCGTCTACGACATCAAGGCGCGCGCCGTTTACCTGCCGAACGGCACGGTGTTCGAGGCGCATTCGGGCATGGGCGTGCTGCGCGACGATCCCGAACACGTCGACGTGCGGATGCAGGGCGCGACGCCACCGGCAGTCTATTCGTTGAAGCCGCGCGAGCGGGATTTTCATGGCGTCGCCGCGCTGCGCATGGCCGTTGCCGACGGCACCGACATCAACGGCCGCTCGGGCCTCCTGGTGCACTCCTTCATGCTCGGCCCCAACGGCGACTCGAACGGCTGCATCTCGGTCAAGGATTACGACCGTTTCCTCAAAGCCTATAACGACGGCCAGTTCACGCACATCGCCGTCGTCCCCAGCCTGAAGGCGGTGGCCGAGACTTTGGCCGCGCAGGCCGACCCGGGCTAG
- a CDS encoding 3-hydroxybutyrate oligomer hydrolase family protein, translated as MLRITRLPAIYFATASALAFAVVMPSTRAVADSDEGVIHTHYDGVTNDLLTAGLGKSGLGAATQPTFANPLNPTTEELRRSAIYNNYRALVDPTAGGGYGLLYGPNVKADGTVTTSEGLIAGDEYIAFEKHAGGRTRVTMMVQVPDSFSPTAACIIAAPSSGSRGVYGAIATAGEWGLKHGCAVAYTDKGTGTGADDLQNNTVDLILLRSDQRPAPRQLQSVPRLQRAVDSAASLLHPGNGPDVRPLAERTGAAAEPGRAHDAARCGRAADHAHQRAADRGRPGGQCADHLRRRPSEDSGLRIPD; from the coding sequence ATGCTCAGGATTACCCGACTTCCCGCCATCTATTTCGCAACCGCTTCCGCGCTCGCATTCGCCGTCGTGATGCCGAGCACGCGCGCCGTGGCGGATTCGGACGAAGGCGTGATCCATACCCATTATGACGGCGTGACCAACGATCTCTTGACGGCCGGGCTTGGCAAATCGGGGCTGGGCGCCGCGACGCAGCCCACTTTCGCAAATCCGCTCAATCCGACGACGGAAGAACTGCGCCGCTCGGCGATCTACAACAACTACCGCGCGCTGGTCGATCCGACGGCGGGCGGCGGATACGGCTTGCTTTACGGGCCGAACGTAAAAGCCGACGGCACGGTGACGACGAGCGAGGGCCTGATCGCGGGCGACGAATATATCGCCTTCGAAAAGCACGCAGGCGGCCGCACCCGCGTCACCATGATGGTGCAGGTGCCTGACAGCTTCTCACCCACCGCAGCCTGCATTATCGCAGCACCCTCATCCGGCTCGCGCGGCGTTTACGGCGCGATCGCGACCGCCGGCGAATGGGGTCTCAAGCACGGCTGTGCGGTCGCCTACACCGACAAGGGCACCGGCACCGGCGCGGACGATTTGCAGAACAATACCGTCGACCTGATCCTATTACGAAGTGACCAACGCCCAGCACCTCGACAGCTTCAATCAGTTCCCCGGCTACAACGCGCTGTTGATTCCGCTGCATCGCTACTTCATCCAGGCAATGGACCTGATGTACGACCACTTGCGGAACGGACGGGCGCTGCCGCCGAGCCAGGTCGTGCACACGACGCCGCGCGGTGCGGGCGCGCCGCCGATCACGCTCACCAACGTGCCGCCGATCGCGGACGCCCCGGCGGCCAATGTGCAGATCACCTTCGCAGGCGGCCAAGTGAGGATTCCGGATTGAGGATTCCGGACTAG